One Mesorhizobium loti genomic window carries:
- a CDS encoding dTDP-4-dehydrorhamnose reductase encodes MRLVVTGRDGQVAASLLEAGQAHAGVEVVAIGRPELDLARPETIVDAIALAKPDIVVSAAAYTAVDLAEDEPDLAFAVNATGAGKVAEAAARLGVPIIHLSTDYVFDGSASRPYLETDATAPLGVYGASKLAGEQAVAAAGPRHLILRTAWVYSPFGKNFAKTMLRLAADRDEISVVADQWGNPTSALDIADAILHAAAMLHGDKSVSAFGTYHLAGTGETNWSGFARHILDTSQASGGSWADVRDIATKDYPTKARRPANSRLSSAKFAAVFGWSAPEWRESTERVVRRILDRP; translated from the coding sequence GTGAGGCTCGTCGTCACCGGACGCGACGGCCAGGTCGCGGCAAGCCTGCTGGAGGCCGGCCAGGCGCACGCCGGTGTGGAGGTCGTCGCCATCGGCCGTCCGGAGCTCGATCTGGCAAGACCCGAGACCATCGTCGACGCCATCGCGCTTGCCAAGCCGGATATCGTCGTGTCGGCCGCCGCTTACACGGCGGTGGATCTGGCAGAAGACGAGCCCGACCTGGCCTTTGCGGTCAACGCGACCGGCGCCGGCAAAGTGGCTGAAGCGGCAGCGCGGCTCGGTGTTCCGATCATCCATCTTTCGACCGATTACGTCTTCGACGGCAGCGCTTCTCGTCCCTATCTCGAGACCGACGCGACGGCACCGCTCGGCGTTTACGGCGCCTCCAAGCTCGCCGGTGAACAGGCGGTGGCCGCCGCCGGCCCGCGCCACCTGATCCTCCGTACCGCCTGGGTCTACAGCCCGTTCGGCAAGAATTTCGCCAAAACCATGCTGCGGCTGGCTGCCGACCGCGACGAGATTTCGGTGGTGGCCGATCAGTGGGGAAACCCCACCTCGGCGCTCGATATCGCCGACGCCATCCTGCATGCGGCGGCGATGCTGCATGGCGACAAGAGCGTCAGCGCGTTCGGTACCTATCATCTGGCTGGCACGGGCGAGACCAACTGGAGCGGCTTTGCCCGTCACATCCTGGATACAAGCCAGGCGTCTGGTGGATCCTGGGCTGATGTGCGCGATATCGCCACCAAGGACTATCCGACCAAGGCGCGGCGCCCCGCCAATTCGCGGCTGTCGAGCGCGAAATTCGCCGCCGTATTCGGATGGAGCGCGCCGGAATGGCGAGAATCCACCGAGCGGGTCGTGCGCCGCATCCTGGATCGTCCGTGA
- a CDS encoding NAD-dependent epimerase/dehydratase → MRVLITGARGFVGPYVHDALRRICGRDMTVVATSKDGGPHPVFGQIGALDVTDRAAVREAVARHKPTHLVHLAAVAALGAAQADPENTWRIHVQGALNVAHAILDEAPECWLIYVGSGLVYGETAKAGRPVDENALLAPMDDYAVTKAAADLALGALSRHGLKCIRMRPFNHTGPGQTEAFAVPAFAMQVARIEAGLAPPVIRVGNLDAERDFLDARDVASAYARVALNSDGLQPNTIFNVASGISWRMGDILDQLLARSSVKIVTEQDPLRLRPSDLPSLVGDATRARTRLGWVPEHPFEEALAAVLKDCRARVAQA, encoded by the coding sequence ATGCGGGTTTTGATCACGGGCGCGCGGGGCTTTGTCGGTCCCTATGTCCATGACGCGTTGCGCCGCATCTGCGGTCGCGACATGACGGTTGTTGCGACCTCCAAGGACGGAGGACCGCATCCCGTATTTGGTCAAATCGGAGCGCTCGACGTGACGGACAGGGCTGCTGTTCGTGAGGCTGTTGCTCGTCACAAGCCGACGCACCTTGTCCATCTGGCCGCCGTCGCCGCCCTTGGCGCCGCCCAGGCTGACCCTGAAAACACTTGGCGCATCCACGTCCAGGGCGCGCTCAACGTGGCCCATGCCATTCTCGACGAGGCGCCGGAATGTTGGTTGATCTATGTCGGGTCGGGTCTGGTTTATGGCGAGACCGCAAAAGCTGGCCGGCCGGTTGACGAAAATGCACTGCTTGCACCGATGGACGACTATGCCGTGACCAAGGCCGCGGCCGATCTCGCCTTGGGTGCGCTTTCCCGTCACGGCCTTAAATGCATTCGAATGCGCCCCTTCAACCACACCGGTCCAGGGCAAACCGAGGCATTTGCCGTACCTGCCTTCGCCATGCAGGTCGCGCGGATTGAAGCAGGCTTGGCGCCCCCGGTCATTCGCGTCGGCAATCTAGACGCGGAGCGGGATTTCCTGGACGCGCGGGACGTCGCCAGTGCTTATGCGCGTGTCGCCTTGAACAGCGACGGTCTCCAGCCAAACACCATCTTCAATGTCGCATCTGGCATCTCTTGGCGGATGGGGGATATTTTGGACCAGCTCTTGGCGCGAAGCAGTGTCAAGATCGTCACCGAACAAGATCCGCTGCGGCTGCGACCGAGTGATCTGCCCTCCCTTGTGGGGGATGCGACCCGCGCCCGAACGCGTCTTGGCTGGGTGCCGGAGCATCCCTTCGAGGAGGCCCTTGCCGCGGTTCTGAAGGATTGCCGCGCACGGGTGGCCCAAGCGTAG
- a CDS encoding ABC transporter: MLPTKTGVLAEAFADIRAALKKHHLATTFSWQDVAQRYRRSRVGAFWLTINMGVLIGALGFVFGTLFRTPMQEFLPYICVSLIFWGYISSSINEGCMAFIGAEGIILQVRMPLFTHVLRVLYRNAIILGHNILIYPLVLLAVARMPTWHVFLALPGFVILSLNLLWIMLILGVLCARYRDMTQVMQNLLQVIMYLTPVMWMTRTLPEGISRLLLELNPFYHLLSVVRDPLLGELPSATSWMACIVFAIVGWTAALLLFGRYRHRIPYWL; the protein is encoded by the coding sequence ATGCTGCCGACTAAGACAGGCGTCCTCGCAGAGGCGTTCGCCGACATAAGAGCCGCGCTGAAGAAACACCATCTGGCGACGACGTTCAGCTGGCAGGACGTGGCCCAGCGCTACCGGCGCTCGCGGGTCGGAGCGTTTTGGCTGACCATCAACATGGGCGTGCTGATCGGCGCGCTCGGCTTCGTCTTTGGCACCCTCTTTCGCACGCCGATGCAGGAGTTTCTCCCCTACATTTGCGTCAGCTTGATCTTCTGGGGTTACATTTCGTCGTCGATCAACGAGGGATGCATGGCCTTTATCGGGGCCGAGGGCATCATCCTTCAGGTGCGCATGCCGCTGTTCACCCATGTGTTGCGCGTGCTCTACCGCAACGCCATCATTCTGGGCCACAACATTCTCATCTACCCGCTCGTCCTGCTGGCCGTCGCGCGCATGCCGACATGGCACGTCTTCCTGGCGCTGCCCGGCTTTGTCATCTTGTCGCTCAACCTGCTCTGGATCATGCTGATCCTGGGTGTGCTGTGCGCACGCTACCGCGACATGACGCAGGTGATGCAGAACCTCCTGCAGGTCATCATGTACCTGACCCCGGTGATGTGGATGACGCGAACGCTGCCCGAGGGCATTTCAAGGTTGTTGCTGGAACTCAATCCCTTCTACCATCTCCTCAGTGTCGTGCGCGACCCGCTGCTGGGCGAGCTCCCGTCCGCGACGAGCTGGATGGCCTGCATCGTGTTTGCGATCGTTGGCTGGACGGCCGCCCTGTTGCTGTTCGGCCGTTATCGTCACCGCATCCCCTATTGGTTATGA
- a CDS encoding Phosphomannomutase gives MTLKFGTSGLRGLVSELRGPPARTYTIAFARMLLGRGALSEGDKILVGRDLRSSSPEIAGIVHAAIAEAGLVPVDCGTLPTPALALYATGKSAPAIMVTGSHIPDDRNGLKFYRADGEIDKRDELEIVAIHAGLQAANRPEPSVEPIQLGSEPSAGYRAHFLGFFQPDSLSGLRVGVYQHSSVARDIIVDMLCALGAEAVPLGRSAHFIPVDTEALRQEDLSLLKGWAATEPFDAIVSADGDGDRPLVADAHGSFVRGDLIGAITARFLDADCIVTPVSSNSALERCGHFATVLRTRIGSPYVIEGIGTALAQGAKCVVGFEANGGVLLGSSVEKDGRTLAALLTRDSLLPILCALSTIAATGRPLAEIAAGFGFLAATSGRLEGVSAEDSASFLKRLATDAVYTGTLFEVLGGVAYIDNRDGVRITARNGEVVHFRASGNAPELRCYIEAKTESRADELLGWGLDLGRTQILES, from the coding sequence GTGACTCTAAAGTTCGGCACCAGCGGGCTGCGCGGTCTCGTCAGCGAGCTCAGGGGACCTCCGGCGCGCACCTATACAATTGCGTTCGCACGCATGCTTTTGGGGCGTGGTGCCTTGAGCGAGGGCGACAAGATCCTCGTTGGACGTGACCTTCGCTCGTCGAGTCCCGAGATTGCGGGGATTGTCCATGCTGCGATCGCCGAAGCCGGTTTGGTGCCGGTCGATTGCGGCACCTTGCCCACGCCGGCACTCGCACTTTATGCCACCGGCAAAAGTGCCCCGGCGATCATGGTGACCGGCAGCCACATTCCCGACGACAGGAATGGGCTCAAATTCTACCGGGCGGACGGCGAGATCGACAAGCGCGATGAGCTTGAGATTGTAGCAATCCACGCAGGCTTGCAGGCCGCCAATCGACCAGAGCCGTCAGTTGAACCCATCCAGCTGGGCTCCGAACCGTCCGCAGGCTACAGGGCTCATTTTCTTGGCTTCTTCCAGCCGGATAGCCTGTCTGGTCTCCGCGTCGGCGTCTACCAGCATTCGTCCGTGGCAAGGGACATTATTGTCGATATGCTTTGTGCGTTGGGGGCGGAGGCGGTTCCCCTGGGCAGGTCCGCCCATTTCATTCCGGTGGATACCGAAGCGCTCAGGCAAGAGGATCTATCGCTTCTCAAAGGCTGGGCGGCGACGGAGCCGTTCGATGCCATCGTGTCCGCTGACGGCGATGGCGACCGGCCGCTTGTGGCGGATGCACATGGCAGTTTCGTGCGCGGCGACCTGATCGGCGCGATCACGGCGCGTTTTCTGGATGCCGACTGCATCGTCACGCCGGTCAGTTCCAATTCTGCCCTGGAGCGCTGCGGGCATTTCGCGACGGTGCTGCGCACACGCATAGGCTCGCCCTATGTCATCGAAGGCATCGGCACGGCCCTCGCTCAAGGGGCGAAATGCGTCGTGGGCTTCGAAGCCAATGGCGGCGTTCTTCTGGGTTCATCCGTCGAGAAGGATGGCCGCACGCTCGCAGCCTTGCTGACCCGGGATTCGCTGCTGCCAATTCTCTGTGCGCTGTCAACGATTGCGGCGACAGGTCGCCCGCTCGCCGAGATCGCGGCCGGTTTCGGATTCCTCGCCGCGACGAGCGGCCGGCTTGAAGGCGTCTCGGCGGAAGACAGCGCGTCTTTCCTCAAAAGACTGGCGACGGATGCCGTCTATACCGGAACTCTTTTCGAGGTTCTCGGGGGCGTCGCTTATATTGACAATCGCGACGGCGTGCGTATCACCGCCCGCAACGGAGAGGTTGTTCACTTCCGTGCGTCCGGCAACGCGCCCGAATTGCGATGCTACATCGAGGCAAAGACAGAATCCCGCGCAGACGAATTGCTCGGTTGGGGTCTTGACCTCGGCCGAACTCAAATCCTGGAAAGCTGA
- a CDS encoding mannose-1-phosphate guanylyltransferase GDP: MTVTNRDLLFLTADEYAEVAAPSVKNTFLLEPFGRDTAAAVALAALQVARDNPDAVLVVLPADHLILDEAGFGAAVAKAAAIAATGRIVTFGMKAESPETGFGYIEAEGDTVLRFVEKPNAERAAQFIASGRFFWNSGMFCFAARSMIAAMQELCPDVLSNARTALDKARTSDAADRTTVEIDRDGFAAVPAVSIDYAVMEKAKNVGFVPCSFDWSDIGSWNVLSKLVPADDSGNRTTGETMLHGVTNCYVHSEDRLVGLVGVSDLLIVDTPDALLIAHKDKAQEVKDLYNRLKTEGHEAATVHRTVHRPWGTYTVLEEGPRFKIKRIEVKPNARLSLQAHHHRSEHWVVVSGTAKVVNGQSEILLATNQSTYIPCGHKHRLENPGILPLVMIEVQSGEYLGEDDIVRFDDVYGRA; encoded by the coding sequence GTGACGGTCACCAACCGCGATCTGCTGTTCCTGACGGCGGACGAGTATGCGGAGGTGGCGGCGCCAAGTGTAAAGAACACGTTCCTGCTGGAGCCTTTCGGTCGTGACACGGCGGCCGCGGTCGCGCTCGCCGCGTTGCAGGTCGCGCGCGACAATCCAGACGCGGTTCTGGTTGTGCTGCCTGCCGATCACCTGATCCTGGACGAAGCCGGCTTTGGCGCGGCCGTGGCGAAGGCGGCGGCGATCGCGGCCACGGGACGGATCGTGACGTTTGGCATGAAGGCCGAAAGCCCTGAAACCGGGTTTGGCTATATCGAGGCCGAGGGAGATACGGTCCTTCGGTTCGTGGAAAAGCCGAATGCGGAACGAGCGGCCCAATTTATCGCCAGCGGTCGTTTCTTCTGGAATTCGGGCATGTTCTGTTTTGCGGCCCGCTCGATGATCGCCGCGATGCAGGAACTGTGTCCGGATGTGTTGTCCAATGCGCGCACGGCGCTCGATAAAGCCAGGACAAGCGATGCCGCGGACCGCACCACTGTTGAGATAGACAGGGATGGGTTCGCCGCCGTTCCTGCTGTTTCCATCGACTATGCGGTCATGGAGAAAGCGAAGAACGTAGGTTTCGTGCCCTGCAGTTTCGATTGGTCCGATATCGGCTCATGGAACGTTCTTTCGAAGCTTGTTCCAGCCGACGACAGCGGCAACCGCACGACCGGGGAGACAATGCTCCATGGCGTGACGAACTGTTACGTGCACAGCGAAGACCGGCTTGTGGGGCTTGTCGGCGTCTCGGATCTGTTGATCGTCGACACGCCGGATGCGCTTCTTATCGCCCACAAGGATAAGGCGCAGGAGGTCAAGGATCTCTACAATCGCCTCAAGACGGAGGGGCATGAGGCGGCAACCGTGCACCGCACCGTGCATCGTCCATGGGGTACCTATACCGTCCTGGAGGAAGGTCCGCGCTTCAAGATCAAGCGCATCGAGGTAAAGCCGAACGCGCGGCTCAGCCTTCAGGCGCATCATCACCGCTCCGAGCACTGGGTGGTGGTGAGCGGGACTGCGAAGGTCGTCAACGGCCAGAGTGAAATCCTGCTGGCGACAAACCAGTCCACCTATATCCCCTGCGGCCACAAGCACCGCCTCGAAAATCCCGGCATTCTTCCGCTCGTCATGATCGAAGTGCAGAGCGGGGAATATCTTGGCGAAGACGATATCGTGCGGTTCGATGATGTCTATGGCCGCGCGTGA
- a CDS encoding GDP-mannose 4,6-dehydratase, whose translation MNSKTAFITGVTGQDGAYLSKFLLEKGYEVHGLLRRSASADVVGSRLKWLGIADKIVLHDGNLTDLSGLIRVLQDVRPAEVYNLAAQSFVKSSWQQPLLTGNVTGIGAANVLEAVRITCPETRFYQASSSEMFGLIQEPIQSEKTPFYPRSPYAAAKLYAHWMTVNYRESFGLHASSGILFNHESPLRGIEFVTRKITDAVARIKLGLQEKLALGNLDAKRDWGHARDYVEAMWLMVQQDTASDYVVATGKTVSVRDFCKLAFEHAGLNMEDHVSIDERFLRPAEVEVLHGNPTKAKEKLGWEAKTSLKELVIEMVEADLERVRRDRHL comes from the coding sequence ATGAATTCCAAAACAGCGTTTATCACCGGCGTGACCGGGCAGGATGGAGCCTATCTCTCGAAGTTCCTGCTTGAGAAGGGATACGAGGTCCACGGCCTTTTGCGGCGTAGCGCCTCGGCCGATGTGGTCGGTTCACGGCTGAAATGGCTTGGCATTGCCGACAAGATCGTGCTTCACGACGGCAATCTGACGGATCTCTCCGGCCTCATCCGGGTACTCCAGGACGTTCGCCCGGCCGAAGTCTACAATCTTGCCGCCCAGTCCTTCGTCAAATCGTCTTGGCAACAGCCGCTTTTGACTGGCAACGTGACGGGCATCGGCGCAGCCAACGTGCTGGAAGCGGTGCGGATAACGTGTCCCGAAACCCGTTTCTACCAGGCATCCTCTTCGGAAATGTTCGGGCTGATCCAGGAACCGATCCAGTCGGAAAAGACCCCGTTTTATCCGCGCTCTCCCTATGCTGCGGCCAAGCTCTATGCACATTGGATGACGGTCAACTATCGCGAGAGCTTTGGGCTGCACGCGTCGAGCGGCATTCTCTTCAATCATGAATCGCCCCTGCGCGGCATCGAATTCGTCACCCGCAAGATTACCGACGCTGTCGCCCGCATTAAGCTTGGACTGCAGGAAAAGCTGGCGCTCGGCAATTTGGACGCCAAGCGCGACTGGGGCCACGCACGCGACTATGTCGAAGCCATGTGGCTGATGGTGCAGCAAGACACAGCAAGCGACTATGTGGTCGCCACGGGCAAGACCGTGTCGGTTCGGGACTTCTGCAAGCTCGCCTTCGAACATGCCGGTCTCAATATGGAGGATCACGTTTCTATCGACGAGCGCTTCCTGCGGCCTGCGGAAGTCGAAGTTCTGCATGGCAATCCGACCAAGGCCAAAGAGAAGTTGGGCTGGGAGGCAAAGACGAGCCTCAAGGAACTCGTGATTGAGATGGTCGAAGCCGACCTTGAGCGTGTAAGACGTGACCGACACCTTTGA
- a CDS encoding S-adenosyl-dependent methyltransferase yields MNEVRYHAIETCRVGKDKDLVTVLNLGEQALTGVFPKSASEPVTRGPLELVWSASSGLLQLKHSYEPSEMYGDNYGYRSGLNQSMVDHLTNKVRFLERLASPRGGDVVLDIGSNDCTTLMAYSTAGLTRIGIDPTGRKFAQYYPDDVKLVPDFFSAEAYRSISQKRAKIVTSIAMFYDLEDPIAFARQVAEVLAEDGIWHFEQSYMPSMLRLNSYDTICHEHIEYYSLGVVAKILEAAGLKVVNVVMNNINGGSFAVTATHKGNTSLRPDQPVIDWLLEQEDRMGLATPRPFRDFEERVFRHKDDLSRLIRTLVADGKKVLGYGASTKGNVVLQFCSFTQAEIPAIAEVNPEKFGRMTPGTHIPIISEAEARAMEPDYFLVLPWHFKDGILRREREYLADGGRFIFPFPEIEII; encoded by the coding sequence ATGAACGAGGTAAGGTATCACGCCATCGAGACCTGCCGTGTCGGCAAGGACAAGGATCTCGTCACAGTGCTCAATCTCGGCGAGCAGGCGCTCACCGGAGTGTTTCCCAAATCGGCGTCCGAACCCGTGACCCGAGGGCCGCTCGAGCTGGTCTGGTCTGCCTCCAGCGGTCTTCTGCAGCTGAAACATTCCTATGAGCCGAGCGAAATGTACGGCGACAATTACGGCTATCGCTCGGGTCTCAACCAGTCGATGGTCGATCATTTGACGAACAAGGTTCGTTTCCTGGAGAGGCTTGCTTCGCCACGCGGCGGTGACGTCGTTCTCGACATCGGGAGCAACGATTGCACGACCCTCATGGCCTATTCGACGGCGGGTTTGACTCGAATCGGCATCGATCCGACGGGCCGGAAGTTTGCGCAGTATTATCCGGACGACGTGAAACTGGTGCCCGACTTTTTCTCTGCCGAAGCCTATCGGAGCATTTCACAAAAGCGGGCCAAGATCGTGACATCCATTGCGATGTTCTACGATCTTGAGGATCCCATCGCCTTCGCGCGTCAGGTGGCCGAGGTCCTTGCCGAAGACGGCATCTGGCATTTCGAGCAAAGCTACATGCCATCCATGCTTCGCCTCAACTCCTATGACACGATTTGCCATGAGCACATCGAGTATTATTCCCTCGGCGTTGTGGCCAAGATTTTGGAGGCGGCTGGTCTCAAGGTCGTCAACGTCGTCATGAACAACATCAACGGCGGCAGTTTCGCGGTCACGGCCACGCACAAGGGCAACACAAGCCTCAGACCCGATCAGCCGGTCATCGATTGGCTGCTGGAACAGGAAGACCGCATGGGCCTTGCCACGCCGCGGCCCTTTCGCGACTTCGAGGAGCGCGTGTTCCGGCACAAGGACGATCTGTCACGTCTTATCAGGACACTCGTGGCCGACGGCAAGAAAGTGCTGGGTTACGGCGCTTCGACCAAGGGCAATGTCGTCCTGCAATTCTGCAGCTTCACACAAGCCGAGATCCCGGCCATCGCCGAAGTCAATCCGGAAAAGTTTGGCCGCATGACCCCTGGGACGCACATACCGATCATTTCTGAAGCCGAGGCGCGCGCGATGGAGCCGGACTATTTTCTGGTCCTGCCTTGGCATTTCAAGGACGGTATCCTGCGTCGCGAACGCGAATACCTCGCTGATGGCGGGAGGTTTATTTTTCCGTTCCCCGAGATCGAGATAATATAG
- a CDS encoding dTDP-glucose 4,6-dehydratase, giving the protein MNFLVTGGAGFIGSAVCRHLCANPAYRVTNLDKLTYAGNLASLRQIENAHNYRFAHADICDERAVLDILRRDDIDIVMNLAAESHVDRSIDGPGAFIETNIVGTYRILNAALEYWRGLADDRKSRFRFHHVSTDEVFGDLPFDGGMFVEETPYAPSSPYSASKAASDHLVRAWHETYGLPVVLSNCSNNYGPYHFPEKLIPLVILNALDEKPLPVYGAGANVRDWLFVEDHARALELVATKGTPGESYNVGGNSERTNLTVVETICDLLDIRRPRSGGKRYRELISFVTDRPGHDRRYAIDASKIGRELGWAPRENFDSGLARTVDWFLDNKWWWGPIREQRYAGERLGEARKGGA; this is encoded by the coding sequence ATGAATTTCCTGGTGACAGGCGGGGCTGGCTTCATCGGTTCGGCGGTGTGCCGGCATCTGTGCGCCAATCCGGCCTACCGGGTGACCAATCTCGACAAGCTCACCTATGCCGGCAACCTGGCCTCGCTGCGCCAGATCGAGAACGCGCATAATTATCGCTTCGCCCATGCCGATATCTGCGACGAGCGGGCGGTGCTGGACATACTGCGCCGTGACGATATCGACATCGTCATGAACCTCGCCGCCGAGAGCCATGTCGACCGTTCGATCGACGGGCCCGGTGCCTTCATCGAGACCAACATCGTCGGCACCTACCGCATCCTCAATGCGGCGCTCGAATATTGGCGTGGCCTTGCCGACGACCGGAAAAGCCGCTTCCGCTTCCATCATGTCTCCACCGACGAGGTGTTCGGCGATCTGCCTTTCGATGGCGGCATGTTCGTCGAGGAGACGCCTTACGCACCGTCCTCGCCCTATTCCGCCTCGAAGGCAGCCTCGGACCATCTGGTGCGGGCGTGGCACGAGACCTACGGCCTGCCGGTCGTGCTCTCCAACTGTTCGAACAATTACGGCCCCTATCATTTCCCCGAAAAACTGATCCCGCTCGTTATCCTCAACGCGCTCGACGAAAAACCGCTGCCGGTCTACGGCGCCGGCGCCAATGTGCGCGATTGGCTGTTCGTCGAGGATCACGCGCGGGCCCTGGAACTGGTGGCCACCAAGGGGACGCCGGGCGAGAGCTACAATGTCGGCGGCAATTCGGAACGGACGAACCTCACCGTCGTCGAGACGATCTGCGACCTGCTCGACATCAGGCGTCCCCGCAGCGGCGGCAAGCGCTATCGCGAGCTGATCTCCTTCGTCACCGACCGTCCCGGCCACGACCGCCGCTATGCCATCGATGCCTCCAAGATCGGCCGCGAACTCGGCTGGGCACCCAGGGAGAATTTCGACAGCGGCCTGGCCAGAACCGTGGACTGGTTCCTCGACAACAAATGGTGGTGGGGGCCGATCCGCGAGCAGCGCTACGCCGGTGAGAGGCTGGGTGAAGCGCGCAAGGGTGGCGCGTGA
- a CDS encoding ABC transporter-like protein translates to MASIILAGVSVEFPVFNAASRSLKNRVLSVATGGAIDRRVDGHVIVRGLEDVSFSVNEGDRIGLVGHNGSGKTTLLRVLSGIYRPTSGSAEIHGECVSLINISLGIDPEATGRENIRLRAAMMGMRPNELREQFDGIAEFTGLGDFLDMPFRTYSSGMQLRLAFSTSTAIRPEILVMDEWLSTGDEDFKHKADKRLREIVETTKILVLASHSRELLQKNCNRILWMEHGRVRMDGPTNEVLPAYFG, encoded by the coding sequence ATGGCTTCCATCATATTGGCCGGCGTCTCGGTCGAATTTCCGGTCTTCAACGCGGCAAGCCGCTCTCTCAAGAACAGGGTGCTGAGCGTGGCCACGGGCGGCGCGATCGACCGTCGGGTCGATGGCCATGTCATCGTGCGCGGACTGGAGGATGTGAGTTTTTCGGTGAACGAGGGGGACCGGATCGGCCTCGTCGGCCACAACGGTTCCGGCAAGACGACACTGCTGCGCGTGCTGTCGGGCATCTACAGGCCGACGAGCGGGTCGGCGGAAATCCACGGCGAATGCGTGTCGCTCATCAACATCTCGCTGGGCATCGACCCGGAAGCGACGGGCCGCGAGAACATCAGGCTGCGGGCGGCGATGATGGGCATGCGGCCAAACGAATTGCGCGAGCAATTCGATGGCATCGCCGAGTTCACCGGACTGGGCGATTTTCTTGACATGCCGTTCCGGACCTATTCGTCGGGCATGCAGCTACGCCTGGCGTTCTCGACCTCGACGGCGATCCGGCCGGAAATCCTGGTCATGGACGAATGGCTTTCGACCGGCGACGAGGACTTCAAGCACAAGGCCGACAAGCGGCTGCGCGAGATCGTGGAGACGACGAAGATCCTTGTCCTTGCCAGCCACTCGCGCGAGCTGCTGCAAAAGAATTGCAACCGCATCCTGTGGATGGAGCATGGCCGTGTGCGCATGGATGGCCCTACAAATGAGGTTCTGCCAGCCTATTTCGGTTGA
- a CDS encoding Prolyl oligopeptidase-like protein, producing MPGAHEGEGDLPGDDLGSRTARQIDVGNQDRQRLFEGHGSGRLLTTNCPLSQSMAHGANSITYQRYDRKLLPDRGAVQIAKPRKGEMS from the coding sequence GTGCCCGGCGCGCATGAGGGCGAAGGCGACCTCCCGGGTGACGATCTCGGTTCCCGAACGGCCCGTCAGATAGATGTTGGCAATCAGGACCGTCAGCGGCTGTTCGAAGGTCATGGATCGGGCAGGCTCCTTACGACGAACTGTCCGCTCAGCCAGTCCATGGCGCACGGCGCCAACTCTATAACTTATCAGCGCTACGACAGGAAATTGCTGCCCGACCGTGGCGCCGTGCAGATCGCGAAACCGCGCAAGGGAGAAATGTCCTGA